In one Solanum lycopersicum chromosome 11, SLM_r2.1 genomic region, the following are encoded:
- the LOC104644275 gene encoding pentatricopeptide repeat-containing protein At3g22150, chloroplastic → MRLAMSSSSALPLPLPLPSTFSQSPSLSLTHLPNFSSLPLTDQQCTLTDSKPRTIRFRLSELCRQGQPHLARQLFDTIPQPSTVLWNTIIIGFVCNNMPHEAISFYSRLKHVGSSVCDQYTYSSVLKACAETKLIRVGKAVHCHILRSGIHPSRIVSNSLLNMYSATCLTLDNGSECDLVERVFRTMRKRNVVAWNTIFSWYVKRKTFSEAVRCFVMMMKLGIKPTVVSFINVFPAVSEIGDVRVADVLYGLLVKLGNAYVNDLFVVSAAIVMYAELGCVDFATRIFENTCERNTEIWNSMISGYIQNNFPLKAVDLFLEAVEAEDAVTTDDVTFVSALMATSQLQHLEFAQQLHACLIKKYRDSQVISLNAMIATYSRCNHVGDSFKVFNGMKERDIVSWNTMVSALVQNGLDDEALMLVYEMQKLGVAIDDITITILLSAASNLRDREIGKQTHAYLLRHNIQFEGMESYLIDMYAKSNMIREAQAIFQSNFTNDKDQATWNAMIAGNTQNGLIEQSFVVFKDMLEQNVKPNAVTLASILPSCSQSGSIAIGKQLHCFAIRNLFENNVYVVSALVDMYSKSGIIDYAESVFLKSTEKNSVTYTNMILGYGQHGMGRKALTLFYSLRQNGLEPDAVTFVAVLSACSYTGLVDEGLQIFELMGKEYGIQPSAEHYACVVDMLGRVGRLNEAHNFAKQLGVEGNVLGIWGSLLAACRVHRNFELGKIVSSKLLELEGSDEISGYHVLLSNIYAEEGNWQSVDDVRRGMRKMGLSKEIGCSWIDTSGYPHCFVSKDKKHPQFCMIYDMLEYLTINMKDVGYKPKLELIEEWIYGIEE, encoded by the coding sequence ATGCGTTTGGCAATGTCTTCTTCTTCagctcttcctcttcctcttcctcttccttcaACTTTCTCACAATCTCCATCTTTGAGCTTAACCCATCTCCCAAATTTCTCTTCTTTACCCCTTACAGACCAACAATGCACTCTTACAGACTCAAAACCCAGAACAATTCGCTTTCGTTTAAGCGAATTATGCAGACAAGGCCAACCCCATCTCGCCCGCCAACTGTTCGATACAATTCCTCAACCATCAACTGTCCTTTGGAACACAATTATCATTGGGTTTGTCTGTAACAACATGCCCCATGAAGCCATTTCATTCTACTCTCGATTGAAACATGTGGGTTCATCCGTATGTGATCAGTATACTTATTCCTCTGTTCTCAAGGCTTGCGCAGAGACCAAACTGATTCGTGTAGGTAAAGCTGTGCATTGCCACATTCTGCGTTCTGGGATTCATCCTAGTAGGATTGTTAGTAATTCTTTGTTGAATATGTACTCTGCGACTTGTCTTACATTGGATAATGGTTCCGAGTGTGATTTAGTTGAAAGGGTGTTTAGAACTATGCGTAAAAGAAATGTTGTTGCGTGGAATACTATTTTTTCATGGTATGTGAAAAGGAAGACGTTTTCGGAAGCAGTGAGGTGTTTTGTTATGATGATGAAATTAGGCATTAAGCCAACTGTTGTTAGTTTTATTAATGTTTTTCCTGCTGTATCAGAAATAGGGGATGTTAGAGTTGCTGACGTTCTTTATGGATTGCTTGTGAAATTGGGTAATGCATATGTAAATGACTTGTTTGTTGTTAGTGCTGCCATTGTTATGTATGCTGAGCTTGGTTGCGTTGATTTCGCGACCAGAATATTTGAGAATACTTGTGAAAGAAATACAGAGATCTGGAACTCTATGATTAGCGGGTACATTCAGaataattttcctttaaaaGCTGTTGATCTCTTTCTTGAAGCTGTAGAAGCAGAGGATGCTGTTACTACTGATGATGTGACATTTGTATCCGCTCTTATGGCAACTTCACAGTTGCAGCATTTGGAGTTTGCCCAACAGCTACATGCATGTCTGATCAAGAAATATAGGGATTCACAGGTTATTTCGCTTAATGCTATGATAGCCACATACTCTAGGTGTAACCATGTTGGCGATTCATTTAAAGTTTTTAACGGAATGAAGGAAAGAGATATAGTGTCATGGAACACCATGGTGTCTGCTTTGGTACAGAACGGACTGGATGATGAGGCTTTGATGCTTGTATATGAGATGCAAAAGCTTGGGGTTGCAATTGATGATATAACAATTACCATCCTGCTTTCTGCGGCATCAAATCTTAGGGACAGGGAAATTGGTAAACAGACCCATGCTTATCTTCTAAGGCACAATATTCAATTTGAAGGGATGGAGAGTTACCTGATAGACATGTATGCCAAATCTAATATGATTAGAGAAGCACAAGCAATATTCCAGTCGAACTTCACAAATGATAAAGATCAAGCGACGTGGAATGCTATGATTGCTGGAAACACTCAAAATGGATTAATTGAACAATCCTTTGTTGTCTTCAAGGATATGCTAGAGCAGAATGTGAAGCCAAATGCTGTGACCTTAGCATCAATCCTCCCATCATGCAGCCAGTCAGGAAGTATAGCAATAGGCAAGCAGCTACATTGTTTTGCGATTCGCAATTTGTTTGAGAACAATGTTTATGTTGTTTCTGCTTTGGTAGACATGTATTCAAAATCAGGAATCATTGATTATGCGGAAAGTGTTTTTCTAAAATCTACTGAGAAGAACTCTGTgacatatacaaatatgattttggGATATGGCCAGCATGGGATGGGTAGGAAAGCTCTAACACTGTTCTACTCTTTGAGGCAGAATGGCTTAGAGCCAGATGCTGTTACTTTTGTAGCAGTCCTGTCTGCTTGCAGCTACACCGGATTGGTAGATGAAGGCCTTCAAATATTTGAGCTGATGGGCAAAGAATACGGGATTCAGCCGTCGGCAGAGCACTATGCTTGTGTGGTTGACATGTTAGGAAGAGTTGGACGGTTGAATGAAGCTCATAATTTTGCTAAACAGTTGGGTGTTGAGGGTAATGTCCTGGGAATATGGGGATCACTCCTTGCAGCCTGCAGAGTACACAGAAATTTTGAATTGGGGAAAATTGTTTCCAGTAAGCTGCTTGAATTAGAGGGGAGTGATGAAATTTCTGGTTATCATGTTCTGCTCTCAAATATATATGCAGAGGAAGGAAACTGGCAGTCTGTAGATGATGTCAGAAGAGGAATGCGCAAAATGGGATTGTCAAAGGAGATTGGGTGTAGTTGGATTGATACTTCTGGATATCCACACTGTTTTGTATCTAAAGATAAGAAGCATCCTCAGTTCTgcatgatatatgatatgttggAATATTTAACCATCAATATGAAGGATGTTGGCTATAAGCCTAAACTTGAACTAATAGAAGAGTGGATCTATGGGatagaagaataa
- the LOC138339693 gene encoding uncharacterized protein, whose translation MEERDERDYEREEIGERERSESGREVNYSKRIGRGRREAAGFGRKGRARLGEGEERRAKFERGGREVREIERGRESKLGERGERRAGFRRKRRVRLGGGGERNLREASGIWEREERGKKNLRGERNVREGGERRARLGEEGERRARLGEEGER comes from the exons atggaggagagagacgagcgagattaTGAGAGGGAGGAGataggcgagcgagagaggtcagagagtgggagagaagtgaatt ATAGCAAGCgaattgggagagggaggagagaggcggcAGGATTTGGGAGAAAAGGgagagcgagattgggagagggagaagagaggCGAGCCAAATTTGAGAGAGGAGGGAGAGAGGTGAgggagattgagagagggagagagag CAAGCTGGGAGAgcgaggagagaggcgagcaggATTTAGGAGAAAGAGGAGAGTGAGATTGGGAGGGGGAGGAGAGCGAAATTTGAGAGAGGCAAGCGGAatttgggagagggaggagagaggcaagaaGAATTTGAGAGGCGAGCGGAAtgtgagagagggaggagagaggcgagcgagattgggagaggaaggagagaggcgagcgagattgggagaggaaggagagaggtga